One window of the Pseudomonas sp. S04 genome contains the following:
- the ffh gene encoding signal recognition particle protein, whose amino-acid sequence MFENLTDRLSQTLRHVTGKAKLTEDNIKDTLREVRMALLEADVALPVVKDFVNSVKERAVGTEVSRSLTPGQAFVKIVQAELESLMGEANEDLNLSAVPPAVILMAGLQGAGKTTTAGKLARFLKERKKKSVMVVSADVYRPAAIKQLETLANDIGVTFFPSDLSQKPVDIAEAAIKEARLKFIDVVIVDTAGRLHIDEEMMGEIKALHAAIKPVETLFVVDAMTGQDAANTAKAFGDALPLTGVILTKVDGDARGGAALSVRSITGKPIKFIGMGEKTEALEPFHPERIASRILGMGDVLSLIEQAEQTLDKDKADKLAKKLKKGKGFDLEDFRDQLQQMKNMGGLGGLMDKLPNIGGVNLAQMGNAQGAAEKQFKQMEAIINSMTPAERRDPELISGSRKRRIAMGSGTQVQDIGRLIKQHKQMQKMMKKFSAKGGMAKMMRGMGGMLPGGGMPKM is encoded by the coding sequence ATGTTTGAAAACTTAACCGACCGTCTCTCGCAGACGCTGCGCCATGTCACCGGCAAAGCCAAGCTGACTGAAGACAATATCAAAGACACCCTGCGTGAAGTGCGCATGGCGTTGCTCGAAGCCGACGTCGCCCTGCCGGTGGTCAAGGACTTCGTCAATTCGGTCAAGGAGCGCGCTGTCGGCACCGAGGTGTCGCGCAGCCTGACGCCGGGCCAGGCGTTCGTGAAGATCGTCCAGGCCGAACTTGAAAGCCTGATGGGCGAGGCCAACGAAGATCTGAACCTGAGTGCCGTGCCGCCAGCCGTGATCCTGATGGCCGGTCTGCAGGGTGCCGGTAAAACCACCACTGCTGGCAAGCTGGCGCGCTTCCTCAAGGAGCGCAAGAAGAAGTCGGTGATGGTGGTGTCCGCGGACGTCTACCGTCCGGCGGCGATTAAACAGCTGGAAACCCTGGCCAACGACATTGGCGTGACGTTCTTCCCGTCCGACCTGAGCCAGAAGCCGGTCGATATCGCCGAAGCCGCCATTAAAGAAGCACGCCTGAAATTCATCGACGTAGTCATCGTCGATACCGCCGGTCGCCTGCACATCGACGAAGAGATGATGGGCGAGATCAAGGCCCTGCATGCCGCGATCAAGCCGGTCGAGACCCTGTTCGTGGTCGACGCCATGACCGGCCAGGACGCCGCCAACACGGCCAAGGCCTTTGGCGATGCGCTGCCGCTGACCGGGGTGATCCTGACCAAGGTCGACGGTGATGCCCGTGGCGGTGCCGCGTTGTCGGTTCGCTCCATCACCGGCAAGCCGATCAAGTTCATCGGTATGGGCGAGAAGACTGAAGCCCTGGAGCCGTTCCATCCCGAGCGTATCGCTTCGCGCATCCTCGGCATGGGTGACGTGCTCAGTCTGATCGAGCAGGCTGAACAGACCCTCGACAAGGACAAGGCCGACAAGCTGGCGAAAAAGCTGAAGAAGGGCAAAGGCTTCGACCTCGAAGACTTCCGCGATCAGCTGCAACAGATGAAAAACATGGGCGGCCTCGGCGGCTTGATGGACAAGCTGCCGAACATCGGCGGTGTCAACCTGGCGCAAATGGGCAATGCCCAGGGCGCGGCAGAGAAACAGTTCAAGCAGATGGAAGCCATCATCAACTCCATGACCCCGGCCGAGCGCCGCGACCCTGAGCTGATCAGCGGTTCGCGCAAGCGTCGGATTGCCATGGGTTCCGGCACCCAGGTGCAGGACATCGGCCGCTTGATCAAGCAACACAAGCAGATGCAGAAGATGATGAAGAAATTCTCCGCCAAAGGCGGTATGGCCAAAATGATGCGCGGCATGGGCGGTATGTTGCCCGGCGGCGGCATGCCAAAAATGTAA
- the rpsP gene encoding 30S ribosomal protein S16 codes for MLTIRLALGGSKKRPFYHLTVTDSRNPRDGSHKEQVGFFNPVARGQEVRLSVNQERVAYWLSVGAQPSERVAQLLKESAKAAA; via the coding sequence ATGCTAACAATCCGTCTTGCCCTTGGCGGCTCCAAAAAGCGCCCGTTCTACCACTTGACCGTAACCGACAGCCGCAACCCGCGCGACGGTTCGCACAAAGAACAGGTTGGTTTCTTCAACCCTGTTGCTCGTGGTCAAGAAGTCCGTCTGTCCGTGAACCAAGAGCGCGTAGCCTACTGGCTGAGCGTTGGTGCACAACCTTCTGAGCGCGTTGCTCAGTTGCTGAAGGAATCTGCTAAGGCTGCGGCCTGA
- the rimM gene encoding ribosome maturation factor RimM (Essential for efficient processing of 16S rRNA) has translation MNATPANADDLIVIGKIYSVHGVRGEVKVYSFTDPTENLLQYKTWTLKREGSVKQVELVSGRGNDKFLVAKLKGLDDREEARLLAGYEICVPRNLFPELTDGEYYWYQLEGLKVIDQLGQLLGKIDHLLETGANDVMVVKPCAGSLDDRERLLPYTEQCVLAVDLAAGEMKVEWDADF, from the coding sequence ATGAACGCGACGCCAGCCAATGCTGATGATTTGATCGTTATCGGCAAAATTTATTCTGTTCATGGCGTTCGCGGCGAAGTGAAGGTGTATTCCTTTACTGATCCGACTGAAAACCTCTTGCAGTACAAAACCTGGACGCTCAAGCGCGAAGGCAGCGTAAAGCAGGTTGAGCTGGTCAGCGGACGTGGGAACGACAAGTTCCTGGTCGCAAAGCTCAAGGGTCTTGATGATCGTGAAGAAGCGCGTCTTCTGGCCGGTTACGAGATCTGCGTGCCGCGCAACCTGTTCCCTGAACTGACCGACGGCGAGTACTACTGGTACCAGCTCGAAGGTCTGAAGGTCATTGACCAACTCGGGCAATTGCTCGGGAAGATCGATCATCTTCTGGAAACCGGCGCCAATGATGTAATGGTGGTCAAGCCTTGCGCTGGCAGCCTGGATGATCGCGAGCGCCTGTTGCCCTATACGGAGCAATGTGTGTTGGCAGTCGACCTGGCAGCAGGCGAGATGAAGGTGGAATGGGATGCGGACTTCTAA
- the trmD gene encoding tRNA (guanosine(37)-N1)-methyltransferase TrmD codes for MGCGLLSVANLRVEVISLFPEMFSAISEYGITSRAVKQGLLQLTCWNPRDYTTDRHHTVDDRPFGGGPGMVMKIKPLEDALVQAKAAAGEAAKVIYLSPQGRQLTQSAVRELANEEALILIAGRYEGIDERFIEAHVDEEWSIGDYVLSGGELPAMVLIDAVTRLLPGALGHADSAEEDSFTDGLLDCPHYTRPEVYADQRVPDVLLSGNHAHIRRWRLQQSLGRTFERRADLLESRSLSGEEKKLLEEYIRERDDS; via the coding sequence ATGGGATGCGGACTTCTAAGCGTGGCTAACTTGCGCGTAGAAGTGATCAGTTTGTTTCCCGAGATGTTCTCCGCCATCAGCGAGTACGGCATCACCAGTCGGGCGGTGAAACAGGGGCTCTTGCAGCTGACCTGTTGGAATCCGCGAGACTACACGACGGATCGACATCACACTGTGGACGATCGCCCATTTGGCGGTGGCCCGGGCATGGTGATGAAGATCAAGCCCCTGGAAGATGCTCTGGTTCAGGCCAAGGCAGCAGCCGGGGAGGCGGCGAAGGTCATTTACCTGTCGCCCCAAGGCCGTCAACTGACTCAGTCGGCGGTACGCGAGTTGGCGAATGAGGAAGCATTAATCCTGATTGCCGGTCGCTATGAAGGCATTGACGAGCGATTTATTGAAGCTCATGTCGATGAAGAGTGGTCGATTGGTGACTATGTACTGTCTGGCGGCGAGCTGCCGGCGATGGTCCTGATTGACGCGGTTACACGACTGCTGCCTGGAGCTTTAGGGCATGCGGACTCCGCCGAGGAAGATTCCTTTACGGATGGTCTGCTGGATTGCCCGCACTACACCCGACCGGAGGTGTATGCGGATCAGCGTGTTCCCGACGTGTTGCTAAGTGGCAATCACGCGCATATCCGGCGTTGGCGTTTACAGCAGTCCCTTGGTAGGACCTTTGAACGACGCGCCGATCTTCTGGAAAGCCGCTCGCTTTCTGGAGAAGAGAAGAAGCTGCTCGAGGAATACATCCGCGAGCGGGACGATAGTTAA
- the rplS gene encoding 50S ribosomal protein L19 — protein sequence MTNKIILALEAEQMTKEIPTFAPGDTIVVQVKVKEGDRSRLQAFEGVVIAKRNRGVNSAFTVRKISNGVGVERTFQTYSPQIDSMAVKRRGDVRKAKLYYLRDLSGKAARIKEKLA from the coding sequence ATGACTAACAAAATCATCCTTGCACTCGAAGCAGAGCAGATGACCAAAGAGATCCCTACCTTTGCCCCGGGCGACACCATTGTCGTTCAGGTGAAAGTGAAGGAAGGCGACCGTTCGCGTCTGCAAGCGTTCGAAGGTGTTGTAATCGCCAAGCGTAACCGCGGCGTAAACAGTGCTTTCACCGTACGTAAGATCTCCAACGGTGTTGGCGTAGAGCGTACTTTCCAGACCTACAGCCCGCAAATCGACAGCATGGCTGTCAAGCGTCGCGGTGACGTACGTAAAGCCAAGCTGTACTACCTGCGTGACCTGTCGGGTAAAGCAGCTCGCATCAAGGAAAAACTGGCTTAA
- a CDS encoding cation:proton antiporter, with product MNEQQILLAFGGIGAAALGCQWLAWRLKLPAILFLLLTGIVVGPVLGWLDPQEMFGPLLMPLVSLAVALILFEGSLTLHLSEWREIGSVVHRLVTIGALATWVVIAVATHWLLGFDWLLAILFGSLTLVTGPTVIVPMLRVVRPKASIANILRWEGIVIDPIGALLAVVVYSFIIASAEGHGIKHSLLTFAGVILCGSLFGIGGGWALGTLIRRQWLPEYLHNLASLAAVLAIFIAANEVMHESGLLAVTLMGMWLANMKGVDVRHILHFKENLSVLLISGLFILLAARLDLNAMIALGPLVLLLLLVIQFIARPLNVVLSTLGSTLNWRERALLAWIAPRGIVAAAVSAIFAIRLHEAGHQGALLLVPLTFAVIIGTVVLQSATARPLARLLKVAEPAPSGFLIVGANGPSRALGKALQQLGSRVLLTDSSWENIRAARMEGLPTYFGNPASQHADAHLDLVGLGHLLALSPSGELNTLATMRFRHEFGQQRMFALASGQESRRTDKHRASHEHRGQLLGSQVLTYTKLASLLSQGAELYTTHLTDGFAWEDYQALHGDRATLLFAQDPSGWVYVLTPGSVIKPAAGWTLVALIQPEANGA from the coding sequence ATGAACGAGCAGCAAATTCTTTTGGCCTTCGGTGGCATTGGTGCAGCGGCGTTAGGCTGCCAATGGCTGGCCTGGCGCCTGAAACTACCGGCGATTCTGTTTCTGCTGTTGACCGGGATTGTGGTGGGACCGGTATTGGGCTGGCTCGACCCACAGGAAATGTTCGGCCCGCTGCTGATGCCCCTGGTGTCGCTGGCCGTGGCGCTGATCCTGTTTGAAGGCAGCCTGACCTTGCACCTGTCCGAATGGCGCGAGATCGGCAGCGTAGTGCATCGGCTGGTGACCATCGGCGCCTTGGCAACCTGGGTGGTGATCGCGGTGGCCACCCACTGGCTGCTGGGTTTCGACTGGCTGCTGGCGATCCTGTTTGGCAGCCTGACCCTGGTTACGGGCCCTACGGTCATTGTGCCGATGCTGCGGGTGGTGCGCCCGAAGGCCTCGATCGCCAACATCCTGCGCTGGGAAGGTATCGTCATTGACCCAATTGGCGCGTTGCTCGCAGTGGTGGTCTATAGCTTCATCATCGCCAGCGCCGAAGGCCACGGCATCAAGCACAGCTTGCTGACATTCGCTGGGGTGATCCTGTGCGGCAGCTTGTTCGGCATCGGCGGTGGCTGGGCCCTCGGCACCCTGATTCGGCGCCAATGGCTGCCGGAATACCTGCACAACCTGGCGTCGCTGGCCGCCGTACTGGCGATCTTCATCGCCGCCAACGAGGTGATGCACGAGTCCGGACTGCTGGCGGTGACCCTGATGGGGATGTGGCTGGCCAACATGAAGGGCGTGGATGTGCGGCACATCCTGCACTTCAAGGAAAACCTCAGCGTGCTGCTGATCTCCGGCCTGTTCATTCTGCTGGCGGCCCGACTGGACTTGAACGCGATGATCGCCCTCGGGCCGCTGGTCCTGCTGCTATTACTGGTAATCCAGTTCATCGCGCGGCCGCTGAACGTGGTGCTCTCGACCTTGGGCTCCACCCTCAACTGGCGCGAGCGCGCCCTGCTGGCCTGGATCGCGCCACGGGGCATCGTCGCGGCGGCAGTGTCGGCAATCTTTGCGATCCGCCTGCATGAGGCCGGTCATCAAGGTGCGCTGCTGCTGGTACCCCTGACGTTTGCGGTGATCATCGGCACGGTGGTGTTGCAAAGCGCCACTGCCCGCCCCCTGGCGCGCCTGCTGAAAGTTGCCGAACCCGCCCCCAGCGGGTTTCTCATCGTTGGCGCCAATGGCCCTTCTCGGGCGCTGGGCAAGGCCCTGCAGCAACTGGGAAGCCGCGTGCTGCTGACCGACTCGAGCTGGGAAAACATTCGTGCAGCCCGCATGGAGGGGCTGCCCACCTACTTCGGCAACCCGGCCTCGCAGCACGCGGATGCGCACCTGGACCTGGTCGGCCTCGGCCACCTGCTGGCGCTCTCCCCTTCGGGAGAACTCAATACCCTGGCAACCATGCGCTTTCGCCATGAGTTCGGGCAGCAGCGCATGTTCGCCCTGGCCAGCGGCCAGGAAAGCCGGCGCACCGACAAGCACCGCGCCAGCCACGAGCACCGTGGGCAACTGCTGGGCAGCCAGGTCCTGACCTACACCAAGCTGGCCAGCCTGCTCAGCCAGGGCGCCGAACTCTATACCACCCACCTGACCGACGGTTTTGCCTGGGAGGACTATCAGGCCCTGCACGGCGATCGTGCGACCCTGTTGTTTGCCCAGGACCCCAGCGGCTGGGTCTATGTGCTGACACCCGGCAGCGTGATCAAACCCGCCGCCGGCTGGACCCTGGTGGCGCTGATCCAGCCAGAGGCCAATGGCGCCTGA
- the xerD gene encoding site-specific tyrosine recombinase XerD codes for MPAIEHPLIDQFLDALWLEKGLADNTRDAYRSDLALFNGWLAEQGLELLNAGRELILDHLAWRLEQNYKPRSTARFLSGVRGFYRYLLREKLISVDPTLRVDMPQLGRPLPKSLSEADVEALLAAPDLSEAIGQRDRAMLEVLYACGLRVTELISLTLEQVNLRQGVLRVMGKGSKERLVPMGEEAIVWIERYMRDARGELLGGRPSDVLFPSLRGEQMTRQTFWHRIKHQAKVAGIGKSLSPHTLRHAFATHLLNHGADLRVVQMLLGHSDLSTTQIYTHVARARLQDLHAKHHPRG; via the coding sequence ATGCCTGCTATCGAACATCCCCTGATCGACCAGTTTCTCGACGCCTTGTGGTTGGAAAAAGGCCTCGCGGACAATACACGCGACGCCTACCGCAGTGATCTGGCGCTGTTCAACGGCTGGCTTGCGGAGCAGGGGCTGGAGTTGCTCAACGCCGGTCGCGAGTTGATCCTCGACCACCTGGCCTGGCGCCTGGAACAGAATTACAAGCCACGCTCCACCGCACGATTTCTCTCGGGTGTGCGTGGGTTTTATCGTTATTTGCTGCGCGAAAAGCTGATCAGCGTCGACCCAACGCTGCGGGTCGACATGCCGCAATTGGGTCGGCCGTTGCCTAAATCCTTGTCGGAAGCTGACGTCGAGGCCTTGCTGGCGGCACCGGATCTCAGTGAGGCGATCGGCCAGCGGGATCGGGCGATGCTCGAGGTGCTGTACGCCTGCGGTCTGCGGGTCACCGAACTGATCAGCCTGACCCTGGAGCAGGTCAACCTGCGCCAGGGTGTGCTGCGGGTCATGGGCAAGGGCAGCAAGGAGCGCTTGGTGCCGATGGGGGAGGAAGCGATCGTCTGGATCGAACGCTATATGCGTGATGCCCGTGGCGAGCTATTGGGCGGGCGGCCCAGTGATGTGCTGTTCCCCAGCCTGCGCGGCGAGCAGATGACCCGCCAGACGTTCTGGCACCGGATCAAGCACCAGGCCAAGGTCGCCGGTATCGGCAAGTCCCTGTCGCCCCATACGTTGCGCCACGCCTTCGCCACCCATTTGCTCAACCATGGCGCCGACCTGCGGGTGGTGCAGATGTTGCTCGGCCATAGCGACCTGTCGACCACCCAGATCTACACCCACGTGGCCCGCGCTCGCCTGCAGGACCTGCATGCCAAGCACCATCCAAGAGGTTGA
- a CDS encoding DsbC family protein, with protein sequence MRLTQIFTAAAIALVSTFAVADDAADKAIRKSLETLQLDTPIETISASPLAGLYEVKLKGSRVLYASADGQYIVQGYLFQLKDGKPVNLTEKTERLGVAKLVNGIPVAETVVYPAIGETKTHITVFTDTTCPYCHKLHAEVPALNKMGVEVRYVAFPRQGLGSPGDEQLQNVWCSTDKKAAMDKMVDGKEIKAAKCANPVSKQFALGQSIGVNGTPAIVLADGQVIPGYQPAPQVAKLALGAK encoded by the coding sequence ATGCGTCTGACCCAGATTTTCACCGCCGCAGCCATTGCGTTGGTCAGCACTTTCGCCGTCGCCGATGATGCGGCTGACAAAGCCATCCGCAAGAGCCTGGAAACCCTCCAGCTCGACACGCCGATCGAAACCATCAGCGCCAGTCCGCTGGCCGGTCTTTACGAAGTCAAGCTCAAGGGCAGCCGCGTGCTGTACGCCAGCGCCGACGGCCAGTACATCGTCCAGGGCTATCTGTTTCAGCTCAAGGACGGCAAGCCGGTCAACCTGACCGAGAAAACCGAGCGCCTGGGCGTTGCCAAGCTGGTCAACGGCATCCCGGTCGCTGAGACCGTGGTCTACCCGGCCATTGGCGAAACCAAGACCCACATCACCGTATTCACCGACACCACCTGCCCGTATTGCCACAAATTGCACGCCGAAGTGCCGGCCTTGAACAAAATGGGGGTCGAAGTGCGGTATGTTGCTTTCCCACGCCAGGGCCTCGGCTCGCCGGGTGATGAGCAACTGCAGAACGTGTGGTGCTCCACCGACAAGAAAGCGGCCATGGACAAGATGGTCGATGGTAAGGAAATCAAGGCCGCCAAGTGCGCCAACCCGGTTTCCAAGCAGTTCGCCCTTGGTCAATCGATCGGGGTGAACGGCACGCCGGCCATCGTTTTGGCTGATGGTCAGGTGATTCCGGGCTACCAGCCGGCGCCACAAGTCGCCAAACTGGCGTTGGGTGCGAAATAA
- a CDS encoding homoserine dehydrogenase: MNPVKVGICGLGTVGGGTLNVLQRNAEEIARRAGRGIEVAQIATRTPKPQFQTTGITITNDVFEVATNPEIDIVIELMGGYTVARELVLKAIENGKHVVTANKALIAVHGNEIFAKAREKGVIVAFEAAVAGGIPVIKAIREGLSANRINWVAGIINGTGNFILTEMREKGRTFDDVLVEAQALGYAEADPTFDVEGIDAAHKLTILASIAFGIPLQFDKAYTEGITQLTTADVNYAEALGYRIKHLGVARSTSRGIELRVHPTLIPADRLLANVNGVMNAVMVNGDAAGSTLFYGAGAGMEPTASSVIADLVDVVRAMTSDPENRVPHLAFQPDSLSAHPILPIEACESAYYLRIQAKDHPGVLAQVASILSERGINIESIMQKEVEEHDGLVPMILLTHRVLEQHMNDAITALEALQGVDGPVVRIRVEHLN, encoded by the coding sequence GTGAATCCGGTCAAAGTAGGCATCTGTGGGTTAGGTACCGTCGGTGGCGGCACCCTCAACGTACTTCAGCGCAACGCCGAGGAAATTGCTCGGCGTGCCGGGCGTGGAATCGAAGTGGCACAAATTGCCACGCGCACGCCAAAGCCTCAGTTCCAGACGACCGGCATTACGATTACCAACGATGTCTTCGAAGTGGCCACGAACCCTGAGATCGACATCGTCATAGAGCTGATGGGCGGCTATACCGTTGCCCGCGAGCTGGTACTCAAAGCGATCGAAAACGGAAAACATGTAGTCACCGCGAACAAGGCGCTGATCGCCGTTCACGGTAACGAGATCTTCGCCAAGGCGCGCGAGAAAGGCGTGATCGTGGCATTTGAAGCGGCGGTAGCCGGTGGCATCCCGGTGATCAAGGCGATTCGCGAAGGCCTGTCGGCCAACCGGATCAACTGGGTCGCGGGGATCATCAACGGCACCGGCAACTTCATCCTCACCGAAATGCGCGAGAAGGGCCGTACTTTCGACGACGTGCTCGTTGAGGCCCAGGCCCTGGGTTACGCCGAAGCCGATCCGACGTTCGACGTCGAAGGCATCGATGCGGCGCACAAGCTGACCATCCTGGCGTCCATTGCGTTCGGCATCCCGCTGCAATTCGACAAGGCCTACACCGAGGGCATCACCCAACTGACCACCGCTGACGTGAACTACGCCGAAGCCCTGGGCTACCGGATCAAGCACCTGGGTGTGGCTCGCAGCACCTCCCGCGGCATCGAGCTGCGCGTGCACCCGACCCTGATCCCGGCGGACCGCCTGCTGGCCAACGTCAACGGGGTGATGAACGCAGTGATGGTCAACGGCGATGCTGCCGGTTCGACCCTGTTCTACGGCGCTGGCGCCGGCATGGAGCCAACCGCTTCGTCGGTGATCGCCGACCTGGTGGATGTGGTTCGCGCCATGACCAGCGACCCGGAGAACCGCGTCCCGCACCTGGCCTTCCAGCCGGACTCGCTGTCGGCCCACCCGATCCTGCCGATCGAAGCCTGCGAGAGCGCCTACTACCTGCGCATCCAGGCCAAGGACCATCCGGGCGTGCTGGCCCAGGTGGCGAGCATTCTGTCGGAGCGGGGCATCAACATCGAATCGATCATGCAAAAGGAAGTCGAAGAACACGACGGCCTGGTGCCCATGATCCTGCTGACGCACCGTGTGCTGGAACAGCACATGAACGACGCCATCACGGCCCTCGAAGCGTTGCAAGGTGTGGACGGTCCGGTGGTACGGATCCGTGTCGAACATTTGAATTAA
- the thrC gene encoding threonine synthase: MRYISTRGQAPALNFEDVLLAGLASDGGLYVPENLPRFTQEEIASWAGLPYHELAFRVMRPFVAGSIPDADFKKILEATYGAFSHSAVAPLRQLNGNEWVLELFHGPTLAFKDFALQLLGRLLDYVLQKRGERVVIVGATSGDTGSAAIEGCKHCENVDIFILHPHNRVSEVQRRQMTTLFGDNIHNIAIEGNFDDCQEMVKASFADQSFLKGTRLVAVNSINWARIMAQIVYYFHAALQLGGPARSVSFSVPTGNFGDIFAGYLARNMGLPINQLIVATNRNDILHRFMSGNQYVKETLHATLSPSMDIMVSSNFERLLFDLHGRNGAAIAGLMDNFKQGGGFSVEQERWSEARKLFDSLAVDDVQTCETIAEVFAQTGELLDPHTAIGVKAARECRRSLDIPMVILGTAHPVKFPEAVEKAGVGKALELPTHLSDLFERDERCTVLPNDLKAVQAFVSQHGNRGKPL, from the coding sequence ATGCGTTATATCAGTACTCGCGGCCAGGCACCGGCCCTGAATTTCGAAGACGTGCTGCTGGCGGGCCTGGCCAGCGACGGCGGCCTGTATGTGCCGGAAAACCTGCCGCGTTTCACCCAGGAAGAAATAGCTTCCTGGGCCGGCCTGCCGTACCACGAACTGGCGTTCCGGGTGATGCGCCCGTTTGTCGCCGGCAGCATTCCGGATGCCGATTTCAAGAAGATTCTTGAAGCCACTTATGGCGCGTTTTCCCACAGTGCAGTAGCACCTTTGCGTCAGCTCAACGGCAACGAATGGGTGCTGGAGCTGTTCCACGGCCCGACCCTGGCGTTCAAGGACTTTGCCCTGCAACTGCTCGGCCGCCTGCTTGACTACGTGCTGCAAAAGCGTGGCGAGCGTGTGGTCATCGTCGGTGCTACATCGGGCGATACCGGTTCGGCGGCGATCGAAGGCTGCAAACACTGCGAAAACGTCGACATCTTTATCCTGCACCCGCACAACCGGGTCTCGGAAGTCCAGCGTCGGCAGATGACCACGCTGTTTGGCGACAACATCCATAACATCGCCATCGAAGGCAACTTCGATGACTGCCAGGAAATGGTCAAGGCCAGCTTCGCCGACCAGAGCTTCCTCAAGGGCACGCGCCTGGTTGCGGTGAACTCGATCAACTGGGCGCGGATCATGGCCCAGATCGTCTACTACTTCCACGCTGCCCTGCAGTTGGGCGGCCCGGCGCGTTCGGTGTCGTTCTCGGTGCCGACCGGCAACTTCGGCGATATTTTCGCTGGTTACCTGGCACGCAACATGGGGCTGCCGATCAACCAGTTGATCGTCGCCACCAACCGCAACGACATCCTGCACCGCTTCATGAGCGGCAATCAGTACGTCAAGGAAACCCTGCACGCGACCCTGTCGCCGTCGATGGACATCATGGTTTCCTCGAACTTCGAACGCCTGCTGTTCGACCTGCACGGTCGCAACGGCGCGGCAATCGCCGGCTTGATGGACAACTTCAAGCAGGGCGGCGGTTTCAGCGTCGAACAGGAGCGTTGGAGCGAAGCGCGCAAGCTCTTCGATTCCCTGGCCGTGGACGATGTGCAGACCTGCGAGACCATCGCCGAAGTGTTTGCCCAGACCGGCGAACTGCTCGATCCGCACACCGCCATCGGCGTCAAGGCGGCCCGTGAGTGCCGTCGCAGCCTGGATATCCCGATGGTGATTCTTGGCACGGCGCACCCGGTCAAGTTCCCCGAGGCCGTTGAAAAAGCCGGCGTAGGAAAAGCGCTTGAACTGCCTACCCATCTTTCCGACTTGTTTGAGCGAGATGAGCGTTGCACCGTTTTGCCAAATGACCTGAAAGCGGTACAGGCCTTTGTCAGTCAGCATGGCAACCGCGGCAAGCCACTCTGA